The genomic segment CAACACCGATGATGTGCGCTGGCTCTCGGCCACCGGCGTGCCGATGTCTGTGGCGGACTGGGAAAACCCCCAAGGCGTACCACTGGCCATGGTGTTGAAAACCCATGACAATCATCATGACATTCCTGCCGAACTTGCCATTCTCTTCAACCGCAGCCGCGATGTCGTGCCTTTCACCCTGCCGGGAGACTGGAAGCCATTGGGCACGGATTTCGGCAATCCGGCCTATCTGCCCGCCCGCTCCGTCGTATTTTACATCCGGTGAGTTGCTGCGATGCAAAAACAAGATTGTTCTTTAGCCTTGCCCCTGTAAACTCCACCCTGCTGCTTTCGTAACATTTGTCGCGAGGAACCATGCCCAAGGAAATCTCTCTATCCGAGGTAAAAGACCTTGTCGGTTCCGAAGTTGGAATATCCGACTGGATCACGGTCGATCAGGCGATGATCGACGCCTTCGCCAAGGCAACGTTGGATGATCAGTTCATCCACACCGATCCCGAGCGCGCCTCCGCCGAAAGCCCGTTCGGCGGCACCATTGCCCACGGCTTTCTAACGCTGTCCCTGCTCTCTGCCATGAACTACAGCGCCCTGCCGAAAATCCGAGAGCAGACCATGGGCATCAATTACGGCTTCGACAAACTCCACTTCGTCGCCCCCGTCAAAAGCGGTGCCCGGATCCGCGGCCACTTCACCCTTGCCGAAGCCCGCTTTCGCGGCGGCGCCATGCTGATGAACACCTATGACGTGACAGTGGAAATCGAGGACGAAAAGAAGCCAGCCCTGACGGCGAGGTGGACCACCATCAGCCAGTTTAATCCGGAAGACCGACCGGACGAGGATTAGGACCAGTATCCTAACGTCATCATCATTCCTGTTGAACTGCGCGTTCTCTTATCGGACAAACATCGCCAGCAAACATTGCGCGCAATGTTTTCTCTAAACCATGGGAACATGTTCTTCCAATCTGCGTTGAATTCCACACGCATTGAGGGGGAATTTCAATGGCAGAATCAGTAACAAAACCCGACAACTCAGCTGAGCCGACAACCGAACTCAAACGCGTGATCGGGCCGGGATTGCTGCTCCTGTTCATCGTGGGTGATATTCTCGGCACCGGCATCTACGCGCTGACCGGCCAGGTGGCCGCAGAAGTCGGTGGCGTCGTCTGGCTACCCTTCCTCATCGCGTTCGGCGTCGCTCTTCTTACCGCCTGCTCCTATCTGGAACTCGTCACAAAATACCCCAAGGCCGCCGGTGCAGCGCTTTATACGCACAAGGCTTTCGGCGTGCATTTCATCACCTTCCTCGTCGCCTTCACCGTCATGTCGTCGGGAGTCACCTCTGCCTCCACCGCCTCACGCGCTTTTGCCGCCAACTTCACCACCGTCACCGGGTTGGATTTCGGAGCCTTCGGCGTCACGGGTGTCGCCATCGCCTTCATCGCAGCCATCGCGCTTATCAATTTCCGAGGCGTGGGCGAAAGCGTGAAGATGAATGTGGTGCTGACCGTGGTTGAACTCACCGGCCTGCTCATCATCATCGGCATAGGTTTCTGGGCCATCGGCAATGGTCAGGGCGATGTATCGCGCGTCTGGACCTTCGAGCCGGCAGGCGAACACGGTGTCATCTGGTCCGTCGTCGCGGCCACCACGCTTGCCTTCTTCGCCATGGTCGGCTTTGAGGATTCGGTCAACATGGCCGAGGAATGCAAGCAGCCAGCCCGCATCTTCCCGAAGGTGCTGCTGGGCGGCCTCGCGATCACCGGCGTCATCTATGTTCTCGTCGCCATCTCCGCCATCACGCTGGTTCCGGCAGCTGATCTTGGCGAAGGCGAAACCCCGCTGCTAAAGGTGGTTGCCGCAGGCGCACCCAACTTCCCAATCGGTATCTTCGGCGTTATCACCATGTTCGCCGTCGCCAATTCCGCCCTTATCAACATGATGATGGCCAGCCGCCTGATCTACGGCATGAGCCGCGAGGGCGTGCTGCCCCCCGCACTCGGCAAGGTCCACAAAGGCCGCCAGACCCCGTATATCGCCATCATCTTCACCTCGATCATCGCCATCGGCCTCATTGCCTTTGCAGGCGGCGTGCCAGCACTCGGCGGCACCACAGCCCTGCTGCTGCTCGGCGTCTTCACCATCGTCAATGTCGCGGTGCTGGTGCTTCGCAAGGACGAAGTCGCCCACAAACACTTCCGCACCCCCACCATCCTACCCATCATCGGCGCCATCAGCTGCTTCTTCCTCGTCGGTCCGTGGACAGGGCGTGATATGGTGCAATATTCGATTGCCGGTGTCCTGCTGTTTATCGGCGTGTTGCTGTGGCTGGCGACTGTTGGATTTATGCGGATGCAGGAGAAGGCGGCTTATGGTGAGGACTCATTCAAGTCCACGCTATGATTGCTGATACGAGAGCAATTGCAGAGAGATAGTTTGCGGCGAGCCTGTCGTATCTTGTTGCGATGCGTCGCCAGTTTTTGAGCCTGCAGAACAGGCGTTCAATGACATTTCTGCGCCTATAAGCTTTGCGGTCGAGTGGATATGGTTTTTTCCGTGTCGCCGATGATGGGATGACGGCCTTGATCTTATGACCTTTGAGCCATCCGCGCAGGCTATCGGCATCATAGGCCTTGTCGGCGAGAAGGCGTCTGGTCGGGCGCACGGCTTCCAGCAAAGGAATGGCCATCCTGATGTCTGCGATGTTTCCTGGTGTCAGAGCAAACGCGACCGGTCTGCCGCAATGATCGGCCAGACAATGGATTTTGCTTGTTCTTCCTCCGCGTGACGTGCCAATCGCTTGCGCCCACGCCCCCCTTTTGAGCTTTGAGCGGAACGATGCGCCTTGATGTGCGTGCTGTCGATGGACAATTCTTCAGGGACGGGGCCGGTTGCAGCCATCTTTTCAAAGATGCGTTGCCAGATGCGCCGTCGTGCCCAACGGTGATAGCGATTGTAGATGGTTTTGGCAGGCCCGTATTCCGGCGGAACGTCACGCCACCGGCAGCCAATTTTCAGCACAT from the Agrobacterium vaccinii genome contains:
- a CDS encoding MaoC family dehydratase; this encodes MPKEISLSEVKDLVGSEVGISDWITVDQAMIDAFAKATLDDQFIHTDPERASAESPFGGTIAHGFLTLSLLSAMNYSALPKIREQTMGINYGFDKLHFVAPVKSGARIRGHFTLAEARFRGGAMLMNTYDVTVEIEDEKKPALTARWTTISQFNPEDRPDED
- a CDS encoding APC family permease, whose translation is MAESVTKPDNSAEPTTELKRVIGPGLLLLFIVGDILGTGIYALTGQVAAEVGGVVWLPFLIAFGVALLTACSYLELVTKYPKAAGAALYTHKAFGVHFITFLVAFTVMSSGVTSASTASRAFAANFTTVTGLDFGAFGVTGVAIAFIAAIALINFRGVGESVKMNVVLTVVELTGLLIIIGIGFWAIGNGQGDVSRVWTFEPAGEHGVIWSVVAATTLAFFAMVGFEDSVNMAEECKQPARIFPKVLLGGLAITGVIYVLVAISAITLVPAADLGEGETPLLKVVAAGAPNFPIGIFGVITMFAVANSALINMMMASRLIYGMSREGVLPPALGKVHKGRQTPYIAIIFTSIIAIGLIAFAGGVPALGGTTALLLLGVFTIVNVAVLVLRKDEVAHKHFRTPTILPIIGAISCFFLVGPWTGRDMVQYSIAGVLLFIGVLLWLATVGFMRMQEKAAYGEDSFKSTL
- a CDS encoding IS5 family transposase (programmed frameshift) → MSDLFWLSDEAWAAIEPYLPKNQPGARRVDDRRVISGILHVLKIGCRWRDVPPEYGPAKTIYNRYHRWARRRIWQRIFEKMAATGPVPEELSIDSTHIKAHRSAQSSKGGPWAQAIGTSRGGRTSKIHCLADHCGRPVAFALTPGNIADIRMAIPLLEAVRPTRRLLADKAYDADSLRGWLKGHKIKAVIPSSATRKKPYPLDRKAYRRRNVIERLFCRLKNWRRIATRYDRLAANYLSAIALVSAIIAWT